In Chloroherpetonaceae bacterium, one DNA window encodes the following:
- the dapA gene encoding 4-hydroxy-tetrahydrodipicolinate synthase, with amino-acid sequence MNNNGTHRAITGSIVALVTPFTQEGKLDEAALRRLVNFQIEGGTDIIIPCGTTGESPSLEADEQRRVIEVVVNEAKGRVRVMAGAGSNSTHHAVALSKAAEKAGAQGILSVGPYYNKPTAAGYIKHFSEVAAAVSLPIIVYNVPGRTGGNIAVDTLLKLANEVPNIVSVKEASANMNQIMELLRSRPAHLSVLSGDDPLTLAMMALGADGVISVAANEIPAVVKSLVTAMHQGKLDEARAIHNKYYGLFTMNFLESNPIPVKYILSRMGLCEATYRAPIVPGEPATLQKLDAEIEKLGLLKQFAAV; translated from the coding sequence ATGAATAACAACGGAACACACCGAGCGATTACAGGATCAATTGTTGCTTTGGTTACGCCATTTACACAAGAAGGAAAGCTTGATGAGGCGGCGCTTCGGCGTTTGGTGAATTTTCAGATTGAAGGGGGAACAGATATTATTATTCCTTGCGGAACGACGGGCGAATCGCCCTCGCTTGAAGCCGATGAACAGCGCAGGGTGATTGAAGTGGTTGTCAATGAAGCCAAAGGCCGTGTTCGCGTAATGGCCGGTGCCGGAAGCAACAGCACCCATCATGCGGTGGCCCTTTCGAAGGCGGCTGAAAAGGCCGGGGCGCAAGGCATTTTATCAGTTGGGCCGTATTACAACAAGCCAACGGCAGCAGGGTATATCAAGCATTTTTCTGAGGTGGCAGCGGCGGTTTCGCTTCCGATTATCGTCTATAATGTTCCGGGAAGAACGGGCGGAAATATTGCGGTCGATACGCTTCTCAAATTGGCAAACGAGGTACCGAATATTGTTTCAGTGAAAGAAGCTTCGGCCAATATGAATCAAATAATGGAGCTTTTGCGATCTCGCCCCGCTCATCTTTCAGTGCTGAGTGGCGATGACCCACTCACGCTTGCTATGATGGCTTTGGGCGCAGATGGGGTGATTTCCGTAGCGGCCAATGAAATTCCTGCCGTTGTGAAATCATTGGTCACCGCGATGCATCAAGGGAAATTGGATGAAGCCCGCGCGATTCACAACAAGTACTATGGTCTTTTCACGATGAATTTCTTGGAATCAAACCCGATTCCGGTAAAATATATCCTTTCTCGAATGGGCCTTTGCGAAGCCACTTATCGCGCCCCGATTGTCCCGGGCGAGCCTGCAACACTGCAGAAATTGGATGCGGAAATCGAAAAGCTTGGTCTTCTGAAACAGTTTGCGGCTGTTTAA
- a CDS encoding outer membrane beta-barrel protein has translation MKTFTVLQRTFLIALALLLANFSVSGQDAPKAAEPTIKWSGYVGAYYAWDNDKGANPRQFSFIAPNREEFGLDIAMLSFEYAADKVRAKATIQYGDVVRGWSGISTDALLNRGNIQEAYAGFRLGQGFWVDAGFFLTHVGTEGFFPKDNFLSTLATTTLYEPFGQAGVRFTYEFSNKLTGQLNLLNGFSTFASDQPSNESPRAQAFGIQLTYKLSDNAKVVYDNVIGEVNAGANFRTYHNLYFSVTSGNLEFNVGGDFATQNKTPTAGESATYLSGLAEARYGLSDLVRVMGRVEYFNDEKNVLGSGNLQLAGFTGGFDLRPAENGFIRLEGRYLQGLDDAKRFNGASSKSRLEVVVTTGVSF, from the coding sequence ATGAAAACTTTTACGGTTTTACAAAGAACCTTTCTCATTGCCCTTGCCCTTTTACTCGCCAATTTTTCAGTTTCCGGTCAAGATGCACCAAAGGCCGCTGAGCCAACCATTAAGTGGAGTGGCTATGTTGGGGCGTATTATGCTTGGGATAACGATAAAGGCGCCAACCCTCGTCAATTTTCCTTCATCGCACCAAACCGAGAAGAATTCGGTTTAGATATTGCAATGCTTTCATTTGAGTATGCAGCCGATAAAGTTCGTGCCAAAGCCACCATCCAATATGGCGATGTCGTTCGTGGTTGGAGCGGTATTAGCACCGACGCTTTATTGAATCGCGGCAATATTCAAGAAGCGTATGCTGGATTTCGTCTCGGACAAGGCTTTTGGGTTGATGCCGGTTTCTTCCTAACACATGTTGGAACAGAAGGCTTTTTCCCGAAAGATAATTTTTTAAGCACCCTTGCCACAACCACACTCTATGAGCCTTTCGGTCAAGCAGGCGTTCGTTTTACTTATGAATTCTCAAATAAACTAACCGGCCAACTCAATCTTTTAAACGGCTTTAGCACCTTTGCAAGTGATCAGCCCAGCAATGAAAGCCCGCGAGCACAAGCTTTTGGAATTCAATTAACTTATAAGCTGAGCGATAATGCTAAGGTTGTTTATGACAATGTCATCGGTGAAGTCAATGCAGGCGCAAACTTCCGTACTTATCACAATCTTTATTTTAGTGTGACAAGCGGTAACTTGGAGTTTAATGTCGGTGGTGATTTTGCAACGCAAAACAAAACACCAACGGCAGGCGAATCCGCCACTTATCTCTCCGGCTTAGCAGAAGCACGCTATGGCCTTAGCGACCTTGTCAGAGTGATGGGGCGCGTTGAGTATTTCAACGATGAAAAGAATGTTCTCGGCTCAGGCAATCTTCAACTTGCAGGTTTCACCGGTGGATTTGATCTTCGCCCCGCTGAAAATGGTTTCATCCGTCTTGAAGGCCGCTATTTACAAGGGCTTGATGATGCAAAACGCTTCAATGGCGCAAGTTCAAAATCCAGACTTGAAGTTGTTGTAACAACAGGCGTTTCTTTCTAA
- the hisF gene encoding imidazole glycerol phosphate synthase subunit HisF, with product MLAKRLIPCLDVKGGRVVKGVNFENPADAGSLLEQARFYNEALADELVFLDISASIELRRTTLEEVRKVSEEVFIPLTVGGGINSLETAREAFLHGADKISLNTAAVQQPDLINTLAEIYGSQAIVVAIDIKRTGVDTWEVFTHSGKQATGKEALQWAQEVAERGAGEILLTSMDRDGTKAGYDLEGLKRISTAVSIPVIASGGAGNLKHLEEAFTLGAADAALAASIFHYREYTIDEAKNYLASKGIEVRR from the coding sequence ATGTTAGCCAAACGATTGATTCCTTGCTTGGATGTGAAAGGCGGTAGGGTTGTTAAAGGGGTTAATTTTGAAAACCCTGCCGATGCGGGGTCGCTTTTGGAACAGGCACGTTTTTACAATGAAGCCTTAGCCGATGAATTGGTGTTTCTCGATATTTCCGCATCCATTGAACTCCGTCGCACTACACTTGAAGAAGTGCGAAAAGTATCGGAAGAAGTCTTCATACCGCTTACAGTGGGCGGCGGAATCAATTCACTTGAAACCGCTCGCGAAGCGTTTCTTCACGGCGCAGATAAAATCTCACTCAATACCGCCGCCGTTCAGCAGCCAGATCTCATCAATACCCTTGCCGAAATTTATGGCTCACAGGCGATTGTTGTGGCGATTGATATCAAGCGAACGGGAGTAGATACTTGGGAAGTTTTTACGCATAGCGGCAAACAAGCCACGGGAAAAGAAGCCTTGCAATGGGCTCAAGAGGTGGCCGAGCGGGGCGCGGGAGAAATTCTTCTTACAAGTATGGACCGCGATGGAACCAAAGCCGGTTATGACCTCGAAGGACTTAAACGCATTTCAACCGCTGTTTCCATACCGGTTATTGCCTCGGGTGGTGCCGGAAATCTTAAACATTTGGAAGAAGCCTTTACTTTAGGTGCTGCCGATGCCGCACTTGCCGCGTCGATTTTTCATTACCGAGAATACACCATTGATGAAGCAAAAAATTATTTGGCTTCGAAAGGAATTGAGGT